A window of the Candidatus Omnitrophota bacterium genome harbors these coding sequences:
- a CDS encoding prepilin-type N-terminal cleavage/methylation domain-containing protein, producing the protein MNARGFTLIELLVVVAIIGILVMIVVPNFLNAMIRSKIARSQADILAVSNALMMYRVDNNSLPPLQTGSGSTILLKPTHVTLLTQLTTPVSYIGAGAARSPFSDYHGYWYYGYEYFVQDFGGGVKVERVFYWNNIANKETAEWMITTLGPNIKEFPYDTVNNSGILFYDYNPTNGLNSRGFIQKHGK; encoded by the coding sequence ATGAATGCGAGAGGGTTTACGTTAATCGAATTGTTGGTCGTCGTCGCCATCATTGGCATTCTGGTCATGATCGTCGTTCCCAATTTTCTCAACGCCATGATCCGATCCAAGATTGCGCGCAGCCAAGCGGATATTCTCGCCGTCTCCAACGCGCTGATGATGTACCGGGTGGACAACAACTCCCTGCCTCCTCTCCAAACCGGAAGCGGTTCCACGATCCTGTTGAAGCCGACGCATGTTACGCTGCTGACGCAATTGACGACGCCGGTATCTTATATCGGCGCGGGAGCCGCTCGCAGCCCCTTTTCCGATTATCACGGCTATTGGTATTACGGGTACGAATATTTCGTTCAGGATTTCGGCGGCGGCGTGAAGGTGGAAAGAGTTTTTTACTGGAACAATATCGCTAACAAGGAGACGGCGGAGTGGATGATTACGACGCTGGGGCCTAATATCAAAGAATTTCCTTACGATACGGTCAACAACAGCGGAATTCTTTTCTACGATTACAATCCCACCAACGGACTCAACAGCCGGGGTTTCATTCAAAAACACGGAAAATAA
- a CDS encoding XRE family transcriptional regulator, whose protein sequence is MPLTLALIGKRLRLARENARITQENAAERIGVPRTAIVQIEAGNRSTSTLELSELANLYDRPITDFLAEDNPIGAEDDILVALYRMAPGVEADERMKNQVTRCIHICREGTDLEILLNRQARTGPPAYKELAPRNVGEAIEQGNRIAEQERKRLDLGYSPIPDMAGLICSQGIWASGTSLPNGVSGLFLNHPSLGMSILVNIDEPRNRKRFSYAHEYAHALLDRSESIKVTKTDNRNELAEVRANAFAAAFLLPENGVTAFIASVGKGNPTRDMVPVYDLALEKSNAPLIQVPRRAPSGSQIITCQDAAEVANHFGVSYQAATYRLKSLRFINQAECKDLLEQENIGKLYLGAWKKESEDNTCDRCLDQEIAYLALEALRLGEISQGRFNDIVDLLDIPDIESFRQFAESIH, encoded by the coding sequence ATGCCGCTCACGCTCGCCTTAATCGGAAAAAGACTTCGTTTAGCCCGTGAAAATGCGCGCATCACCCAGGAAAACGCCGCTGAACGCATCGGCGTCCCTCGAACGGCTATCGTTCAAATTGAGGCCGGAAATCGGTCTACTTCAACGCTGGAATTATCTGAATTAGCCAACCTTTATGACCGTCCAATTACGGATTTTCTTGCGGAGGATAACCCTATCGGCGCAGAGGACGATATTCTTGTAGCCCTTTACCGAATGGCGCCAGGAGTTGAAGCCGATGAACGTATGAAAAACCAAGTAACGCGCTGTATCCACATATGTCGTGAAGGAACTGACCTGGAAATCTTGCTCAACCGCCAGGCGCGTACTGGTCCCCCCGCTTATAAAGAACTTGCGCCGCGAAACGTAGGAGAAGCCATTGAACAAGGAAATCGTATTGCAGAACAAGAACGAAAACGCCTTGATCTGGGGTACTCCCCTATTCCAGATATGGCTGGATTGATTTGCAGCCAAGGAATATGGGCGTCTGGAACCAGTCTGCCCAACGGCGTTTCCGGCTTGTTCCTTAATCACCCTTCGTTGGGCATGTCCATTCTGGTCAACATCGATGAACCCCGAAACCGAAAGCGTTTTTCATACGCTCATGAATACGCTCATGCATTATTGGATAGGAGCGAATCCATCAAAGTTACGAAAACCGATAATCGCAATGAATTAGCCGAAGTGAGAGCGAACGCCTTTGCCGCCGCTTTTCTCTTACCCGAAAACGGCGTAACCGCCTTTATTGCGTCGGTGGGCAAAGGCAACCCAACCCGCGATATGGTTCCCGTATACGATCTCGCCCTTGAAAAAAGCAATGCTCCTCTTATTCAGGTTCCCCGCCGCGCCCCATCCGGCTCGCAAATAATCACCTGTCAGGACGCTGCGGAAGTGGCGAACCATTTTGGCGTGAGTTATCAAGCCGCTACTTATCGCCTGAAGAGTCTGCGATTTATCAACCAAGCAGAGTGTAAAGACTTGCTTGAGCAAGAAAATATCGGGAAGTTATATTTAGGGGCTTGGAAAAAGGAATCGGAGGATAATACGTGTGACCGTTGCCTCGATCAAGAAATCGCCTATTTGGCTTTGGAAGCCTTGCGCCTAGGGGAAATTTCTCAAGGGCGTTTTAACGACATAGTGGATTTGCTGGACATCCCGGACATTGAATCGTTTAGGCAATTTGCCGAATCTATCCATTGA